The sequence cccctcactcaacctccccatagcttgcacccctcctgccccccaactccctccccgagcccgcgtgtccgcaccccccctgcacctccatcccctgccccaggtcagagcctgccccctcactcaacctccccatagcctgcacctcccgcccccaactcccccagcccgcgtgtccgcacccctgcaccccaacccctgccccagctcagagcctgccccctcactcaacctcccacagcctgcacccctcccgccccaactccctccccagcctgcgtgtccgcccctgcaccccatcccctgccccagctcagagcctgccccctcactcaccctccccatagcctgcaaccctcctgcccccaactcccctgagcccgcgtgtccgcacccccctgcactcccatcccctgccccaggtcagagcctgcctccctcactcaacctcccgtAGCCTGcaactctcctgcccccaactccctcccagagcccgcgtgtctgcacccctgcactccatccctgccccagctcagagcctgccccctcactcaacctccccatagcctgcacctcccacccccaactccctcccgagcctgcgtgtctgcacccctgcccccatcccctgccccagctcagagcctgctcccctcactcaacctccccatagcctgcaaccctcccgccccaactccctcccagagcccacgtgtccacacccctgcacccccaccctgccccagctcagagcctgcacccctcactcaacctccccatagcctgcaaccctcccgcccccaactcccccgagcccgcgtgtccgcacccccctgcactcccatccccagccccacgtccgagcctgcctccctcacTCAACCTCTCCGTAGCCTGCaactctcctgccccccaactccctcccagagcccgcgtgtctgcacccccctgcacccccatcccctgccccagctccacctccccatagcctgcaaccctcccgccccccaactccctcccagagcctgcaccccaaacagggccggattaaccttttgtgggcctggtgctAAACATAtctgtgggcccccatgggggaaatgggggcagaggacaggggggcagagtcctcagagcgaggggctggctgggggcaatgggagatgggtcatggcacggcagggacagccccactccacccagcccagtacaagggccctgtttacaaaccgggagctgccagacccacactgtccagcccagccctgcactgccatcgtgcttcttccccttgggggcaggtctatgctgcaccatgctaccccctgcccggcacccctccggctccctatgcccagtgccgcaccacccagagacccccacaaaccccctgcccggcacccctccggctccctacgcccagcgccacaccacccagagacccccacaaacccctgcccagcaccctctgactccctacgcccagtgccacaccacccagagaccccacaaacccctgcccagcacctccggctccctatgcccagtgccacaccacccagagaccccacaaacccctgccctgcaccGCTCCAGCTCCCTttgcccagtgccgcaccaccctgcgacccccaccagccccccgcctggcacccctccggctccctacgcccagtgccgcaccacccacagaccccacaaccccctgcccagcacccctctgactccctatgcccagtgccgcaccacccagagacccccacaaaccccctgccctccacccctccggctccctacccccagcgccgcaccacccagagacccccaccaaccccctgcctggcacccctctggctccctacgcccagcgccgcaccacccagagacccccacaaacccccctgtCCGGTgccctcccagatcactccccacccactcagaacccccacagatcctctcactgaccagtgcctCTCAGCTGAAGACCCCCatagccctcccacaactgcacagtgcccccttcccacccagagccccctacagatcccctcactgtccagtgcccccgccacaactgcacagtgccccacacagacctcccacacttcccagcaccctccccactgacagcccccaacacacagatatctccccacccccactgcccagcaccccgcagacccactagagacctactctcccacaccctaacccccagccacagtagccggccctgatgggaggtgactgtgtctgccaggctgagatggcagcgcagccagagctggtcctggggcaggagaactccggccccttgggagtggtggaagcagccaggctggagcaggagcagagcctacccgggccaggctccctcaggacccagctgagcctcccccctccccgactgtcccctgtgagtggctgagactggcccagcctctgcaccagtcccaggtggctcttcccccggggaggcaggtggggccccgcaggtcccaggcagtggagacagctcagagctggagcagtgctggggagcggggcagatccctgagacgtgactcccgagatcccacccagcccacccacacccattggccctgtggccagcagccctgctgagcccgcatggtggcccccagctgctgggtgatgagccctctacagcagtggcatagccaggttctaacatcaggggagcaaacacataaaaagaggcaccacccaacatatcaaattactaattacatacgtttaaatttgttatacgtatttattttgtacttaaaataaaaacccaagaatgatccagccacagaaggatttgcacagccggcattttgcaggagaactttagattatacttagatatacttttgATTCTAGAAAGTAAACGACAGAATACAGTAGCTTATAATTgtcacaagtttaaaaaaaaataccggccattttttccagttactaatttcattttaaaatcaatcaatgaaatgcactttatttataatagatcataatactaaagtcaccaaaaaggcataGCAAATACAAGTTTttgagaattggtgagcaaagatctaatagctcttcagggttggacaaagcagtaatttcccttaaagtagctttattcatggggtttttaaaaaaaaacagaagataTCTCTAtgacacaggttggcagtctaacgtttttgaaacactgagtactgaaagtgagactatttaaccaatttaagctgtacacacacaaccccccccccccttcctgctttcctatcaccagttctgttactacaggaatgaaatctagacatcctttaaaaaggacagttacctgttctataactggtgttctttgagatgtgttgctccggcctattccacagtaggtgtgcatgcgcgccacgtgcaccggtgccggaagtttttagagcactgctgcgacccctggagtggcgcctctatagcgctataaggggagctgtgcactccccccaccctcagttccttcttggcagacaactccgacagaggggaaggaggctgggatgtggactaaacaagagcaacacatctcgaagaacgccagttacggaagaggtaactgtcctttcttcttcgagtgactgctcctgtgtattccacagtaggtgactccaagctatatctgatggaggtgggtaggagtttaaaGGTTATCGGGACGGAGTACCACCCTACCAAACCCGGCGTCATCCTGTgcttgggagacgatcgcatagtgcgaggaaaaagtgtggacagatgaccatgtggcagccctacatACCGGGTAGTTGTGCTCAACAGGAAAAGTGGCTTCAGCTCCTATacaaataactggttgcaaaaaccaaaccaaaaattaaattaaaaaaccaaaccaaaaaaaaaaaaaacaaagaaaacaccaCCCAGAAAAGTTCCTATCacacatccatcaccattttagattttgacatctcctgcctgatgtgacatctttgctttgcaaacaagagacctggggatctctgtggctgttaccctcgaACTGGGTAAAAGGTTACACATCTTGTCTCGAGTAATCTTCCTCTTAACAGAAggttcattttaaaatttgtcacaataaaattccattttaaatagaaataattaGTCTATACTGGGTCTCTATTCTCGTACAGCCTATTTCTCTCACAtattcccccactctaattcctttggagtgaggttttaatTTCAGGATTAGTCACCATTTCCGATTTAGTAGGAGGACGGAGGGagaaaactagaagaaaacctgaattatattgtaactCTGAAAGTTATCATTTAATCAGCCTCTTAtgttacactaattaacttcatgtttaatttcattgtcgctGGTAataacttattcaaagattacaaaatataaacctatagggcagttttctcttaattcccatttccatccAGTCAgctttgtgtgaagtcacattctacaacaacagaggagccttccatttctgtgagttcatttctcCCTGGGACTTCTCCCATGAGTGTGGGTGGAAGGCGTCTCACGCTATGTGGGAAGGCTGCATTATGAGAAAAatcacctgtgctctattttcacactttctaatctttcagagtagcaggaggtggagaagtgataaaAATGCGTAAGACTAAGTAGCAAacctaagagaccaaaccacagactctggactcagcattcatgtatcctgcagtctgaacttggaatttgatacattccctcattaggTACAATCATCTccccagcagggaagtgcttcttgtccaacaaggcagccagattgggacccgtaggcatggaatggctctgaaggaatcagctgtttctctctgtgcttcataaaACTTTGGTTCCAAATGGTAAAAGTCAGTTttctcaatttaatcatggcatcttttaggagtgtgatcaatgccacttaactagggagcagcattctaaaagtagtttacctgggccacaggtcaccatagcttccatctctggggcaaaaatcaaccactagttcttgtcaaatcttccTTGGAATAATTTCACACTTCTCTGgcatagaattcttcaccaaccataCAACGTATCAGTAGCAATAGTGGGGTATAACTTCCCCACATATACCCACTATACACATAGTTCTTTAATCTCATGGCACAGATTTAAAATAGGGATTAAATTCAGGTGCATTTTAGAATCTCTATAAGACACCAAATATCAGGTATGTTTTAAAAGTAgatatctttctgcagctatatcacattcaacacaaatttcattttctacacatttgcagcatctcccaaggtgaacagaaatgtcacttccatttttcccatctcaaCCTAGacaggaattgcatttcccaaataataggcaacatgcatctgattaggaaggagatatcttcaggagcgagctcctgcagggcctgggtcaCAACTGCTTTCGGAGTCCAatgcatgggtattttgcttagttccaagtcacttactagggaatcctcttctcagcccttcAGAGAAAATATTGACCTACCCAATTGAACAACGGGGGggttgggatggtgatggggaataacagaatccctctgacttaccctatctgcttctgttgttacaaaaggtgaaatgacattttcccctatccctgccctgttcctgctctttgttatagttcaatatattttaagtgaggaaaatggtagtaaaaatatctgctctgcagcacaacctgaagcaacatcagagcaactgggaatgaaacaattggttccccaagggagaactcaatgattaacaattgctttgaaatgggagaacagtataaccgtgatgctcagggtttgtttagactaggaaaagtgatggagtttaggtcaggtcaagggggaagctaatgccaacccctgcacctgggcgcaTCTCCTCTACAACTATACttgtctttttaccccaagatcactaacttgagcagccaatgccatgtacagccctagtggatgtcaggcacaggtagtttttgcctcagtgtagcttgttgggatcaaacctctctcccagctggagctgatgaacattccggGCTGGAGGGCCTTCTAGGATGAGAAAACGGGCTCTGTGGATATGTGGAAAGTGGTGgaggtgatatatcttgactttagcaaagtttttgctacagtctcccacagtattcttatcAGCAAGTTAagaaagtatggattggatgaatggactataaggaggatagaaagctggctacattgttgggctcaatgggtagtgatcaatggcttgatgtcaaGTTGGCAGCAGGTattaagtggagtgccccaggggtcagtcctggtcCCGGTtatgttcaacatctttattaatgatctggatgatgggattaattgcaccctcagcaagtttgcagatgacactaagatggggggaagAGGTATTTAcactggagggcagggatagggtccagagtgacctagacaaattagaggattgggtcaaaagaactctaatgaggttcaagaaggacaagtgcagagtcctacacttaggaaggaagaatcccatgcaccgctaaaggctggggactgactggctaagcggcagttctgtagaaaagaaCCTGGGAATTAcattggatgagaagctggatgagaatcagcttctcatccaatgtagggaggagggatagcccagtggtttgagcattggcctgctaaacccaggattgtgagttcaatccttgagggggccacttagggatctgaggtaaaaactggtcctgctagtgaaggcagggggctggacttgatgacctttcaaggtcccttccagttctaggagattggtatatctccaattattaccttttagtaccagtgtgccctcgttgccaaggaGGCCAATGGCATAtcgggctgtattagtaggagcatttccagcagatcaagggaagtgattatttctgTCTATTCAgcgctggtgaggccacacctggagtattgcatccagttttggtcctcccactacagaaggcatgtggacaaattggagagagtccagcggagggcaacaaaaatgattagggggctggggcacatgactttcgaagagaggctgagggaacgggagttatttattctgcagaaaaCAACAGtgatggggggatttgatagcagccttcaactacctgaagggggggttcaaAGAGGAGGGAGCTTGGTTGTTCTCAGTGGTCGCAGACGACAGAACAAGaggcaatggtttcaagttgcagtgggggaggtctaggttggctattaggaaacactatttcactaggagggtggtgaagcactggaatgggttacctagggaggtggtggaatttccatacTTAGAGGTTTCCAAGGCACAGCTTggcaaagccttggctgggatgattgaaTTAgtatgggtcctgctttgagcaggggattggactagatgacctcctgaggtctcctccaaccctaatattctatgagtctataacacACACTCCTATGACTCAGAAGGAAAacagttgatagaaaagatcacaggactgaccccaaagaagggtgagctgcacaAGGCAGAAGCAGgaaactcatctgggggagccgagagaccacagtgaagacggtgcaaaaatcactatgtgggaattagcaaatgtgatttttttttttaaatcttttggccagccctagtcaaggcatttattacagttctctctcatgtggattgtctgatgtctaataaggtttgagctccgattgaagcatttcccacactcagagcacgtgtagggtttctctcctgtgtggattcttcgaTGGGTGATAAGctgtgagctccgattgaagcgtaTTCCACACTcggagcatccataaggtttctcacctgtgtggattgtctgatgtgtggtaaggtgtgagcgctgattgaagcttttcccacactcagagcatgtgtagggcgtctctcctgtgtggattcgctggtgtgagatgagggctgaactatcagtgaatcgtttcccgcactcagagcatccataaggtttcgccccagtgtggattcttctatgtgtgataaggtgtgagtgccgattgaagcgtttcccgcactcagcgcatccataaggtttctcacccgtgtggattgtctgatgcgtgataaggtgtgagctccgactgaagcttttcccgcactcagagcatgtgtagggtctctctcctgtgtggattctaataTGTGTGATAAGCTGTGAGTGctgattaaagcttttcccacattcagagcatgtgtagggcgtctctcctgtgtggattctacaatgagtgataaggtgtgagtgccaacaaaagcttttcccacactcagagcatgtgtagggtctctctcctgtgtggattctaataTGTGTGATAAGCTGTGAGTGCCAAcaaaagcttttcccacactcagagcatgtgtagggccgctctcctgtgtggattcgacgatgtgagatgagggttgaactatcaatgaagcatttcccacactcagagcatccataaggtttctcacctgtgtggattctcctatgtgtgataagggcagagcttcgattgaagcgtttcccgcactcagagcacttGTAGGGATTCTCTCccctgtgaattctctgatgtgtgaaaaggtctgagctcccattgaagcttttcctgcacttaTGGCATGTGTAGcatgtctcttccaagttgatttcCTTGCGTgcaataaggtctgagtggctattgaagttttcctctggcctctgctgagtcttgCAGGcgtttgctttttctgggagtgcacaactccctaaaacattccctttggatcttccttttaacatcccatgtggttctacttgctcagcatcttcctgctggggttcctcctcattctcattcaccttcccatcacctgatgggagacagagagaatccagacataggtcactccctgtgccggaAAGAAATGAAATCTCAGAGACCGGAAttgaaaaagggatgaacaaaacaaaatacatgtgggggagatcaaacctatcaggagctgattttccccaaacctttccccagaggagagaggaagggatcagttttggtccacatctcaccagaacactccGGGGGAAGCTATATTGGTGAgagacctgctgccagttgtcagtcagtataggtgggaagccatgagtgacctCTGCCTAAAGATTCCatatctgcagggaacaatcctgaacttgaagagctcacaagatcttttgtagggcatcccaattGTTTCCTGTATTCAAAGACAGTTTTTTTAGTTGGTTTAAcaaattcctcacctgtgcaggcagctcttggaagcacttctttctcagagccctggaggtctgggacccacggctcttcccctcgttctagctgcgagatcacatcaggttttgaaactggaaaccctactaaaggcaaagaaaacaaggtggtattgggctgttaggaatacgaTTATGTGTCGATAgggcccatcaccaccagataaagaaacagatcttaagatggttaaagaaaacttagtttgacagcagcctgtctggcaaggaatcacttatcaacagttctGGTTGTGAAACACTCATTTCGGTATTGCTTTATCTTCATgtcccccacttttctattgttaatctgtctggtacTCTAATTGTTTCTGACTGCTGTATAAATAATTTTGCTAGGTGCAAGTTAATTAGGGTactggaatataattggttagagaattatgttacaatatgttaggattggttagttaaatgtcagtactatgattggttaaggtacagctgagaatattactacaTAAACTGGTGTTAAACAGGAGGGGGaatggaaattggaatcatgtttgttaagggCGAAACGGGAATAGGGAATGGGGAAGAGAGACACACGCaaggctctgcagtgtcagagcttgGAAGGGTGACACAgcgtaaatgctctgcagcatcagagctgggaatggaacaccGTGGAACAGACTCTATCGGCACACAGAGATAAACCctactggtgtgaagggcttcggaatatgcttgcttggaaactaaccccaataaacatcgcattatctacactttggacttctggtcttttgctgcttgcggtctgcatgacaagaaccagggaagtgggaaggTGATGGGAAAGCCCTGTAACAAATGGACATGATCTGATAACCTAGACGTAagccttagaggaaggttttaatacactatggaacggatcagggattcccacaAGGACTGATGCGGGGGAGATGGTAAAcatgcatttagatccttttcttcttttatatcttttccccataaggcttaacctctggcactgtcatggatccatatgatctgtgcaatgccctggcttttaaacagtccttgggaggtgacCCTTGCGTGtgctagacccccaagggctcccactcttccacaaggacaggccacttagcttcagcacttgagactgagcctctggcttcaacactcctacttcaacctgtgagctctgccagcaggtccagctgaactacactcctgttcagtgactgttcctcattcatgcttcaatgcacctcagcaagtttttgttgtgacactgggcagactgttaaaatatagcagggtttattagtcaactgaaacacagcattagaaaggctttagattaggacagagaagcaaagaagacaatatagtccatactggccaatgcccttgaggacatgctgctgttaaaaacagttttgtttcctttcactTTGCCTGTCCGTTTGTCTTAGCTCCGGTAGAGCTCCGTGCGTCTGCTAACCcacttcttcctgctcccaaaaacataacgagtccatgtatgcttcactcagccaagcggagatcctcccatggacaggtgagaattattcccttgtctctgtcgggtattccattgatgtaggttggtcccagcctgtccttaatgacccattcgtatcaccccatgacagctatgtgacaaaacacctcatgtctcctcctctttataatcatagcaataccaatcaaaAGGAAACTGAgatgtgtattggcatcatacaagtatcaccaaaattcccatcTCTATCACACACatactgctcacagcccctggagagaaagcaaagcacgggAACTGGGcgttagtccagcaaacacagtggaggacaagctgcaatcctcaaaccctggtcaaaaaggagaggcatgtgggtccctacccatagagaggggctggctagaggcctgatacctgacAGGGCATTCCTAGAGCAGACCATGGAGGAAGGTCAAAGGCTtagctaccccagaactgtggcaTTGTAAAAGCacatttactcaatttagaattctatgggtggcatattttcctcttcaaatgaggaaaaggcatgaaagctgtaGTTATTAATGtctccaataaggatacattaaatacaattttaaaatgactgatggcaccaaaaaggcacatgtccaaaaattattCTGATGgatgggagataaggcaaaaacatgggggcaaggaaacttgccagaacttgtatgatgaataaaggtataaagttattactactcaggatcttcagagaccccacagcttctaataactgggcggacaggactccttacccagcgaggtcagcgtctcatagttctcccgcatgacatccctgtagagggctctctgagtggggtccagcagagcccactcttccctggtgaaatacacagccacttcctcgaaggtcaccggcccctgaaagagcaagagtccaacactcagtacctgctgccccactcacagccccactattcacggaacagcagtgccaggtaaatggaagctccgtgaggcacatgttaacagagtcccaccccaccttgcttagagcagccaggaggtat is a genomic window of Mauremys reevesii isolate NIE-2019 linkage group 14, ASM1616193v1, whole genome shotgun sequence containing:
- the LOC120381614 gene encoding zinc finger protein 271-like, yielding PYGCSECGKCFIDSSTLISHRRIHTGERPYTCSECGKSFCWHSQLITHIRIHTGERPYTCSECGKSFCWHSHLITHCRIHTGETPYTCSECGKSFNQHSQLITHIRIHTGERPYTCSECGKSFSRSSHLITHQTIHTGEKPYGCAECGKRFNRHSHLITHRRIHTGAKPYGCSECGKRFTDSSALISHQRIHTGETPYTCSECGKSFNQRSHLTTHQTIHTGEKPYGCSECGIRFNRSSQLITHRRIHTGEKPYTCSECGKCFNRSSNLIRHQRIHTGEVPHTCSECRKSFNQSSDLIRHRRIHTGETPYTCSECGKSFNRSSNLIRHRKIHTGERPYTCSECGKSFNRPSALITHRRIHTGERPYTCSECGKIFSQSSALNTHRRIHTGEKPYTCSECGKSFNQSSNLIKHRKIHMG